A DNA window from Drosophila sechellia strain sech25 chromosome X, ASM438219v1, whole genome shotgun sequence contains the following coding sequences:
- the LOC6616229 gene encoding katanin p60 ATPase-containing subunit A-like 2, which translates to MKTQGKYGVTASAAAQVLCEDVRNFSTRRRNILYLMHRYLVENGYYASAESLKAEGRLSDEYELCDNIDLDAMYLEYATYYNMKFGKYPKILKRVGAKIKVEVGGKAQEKPAAKELPKKPPTTDASLANWHIGVGAATQALSNEQPLQIKKMETATESNGQDNACEIEHGHLGGDDVLFSSLEWQSLAELVKTSILQENIKIKWSDVCGNQRAIELIKEAVLTPIEFPQLFAHGLKPWRSLLLHGPPGSGKTLLAKALYSETQGQVTFFNITASIMVSKWRGESEKILRVLFHMAAKRAPSVIFFDEIESLTSKRDRATDHESSKRFKNELLQLLDGMEHSLNGVFVLASTNLPWDIDEAFLRRFEKKLLVQLPNAAERSSLINRLLGSSISLNPRLLERLVEISDQFTGDEIRLACKEISMHRVRCATKIGDRPTGLLAKESPAAIEANVEQAFRQVRPLGQKLLAKHEQWQQENGS; encoded by the coding sequence ATGAAGACCCAGGGAAAATACGGAGTGACGGCCTCGGCGGCTGCCCAGGTTCTTTGCGAGGATGTGAGAAATTTCAGCACACGTCGCCGCAATATTCTCTACCTAATGCACCGATATCTGGTGGAGAATGGATACTATGCGAGCGCCGAGTCCTTGAAAGCCGAAGGACGTCTTTCCGACGAGTACGAGCTGTGCGACAATATCGATCTGGATGCCATGTACCTGGAGTATGCCACCTattacaacatgaaatttggTAAATACCCGAAAATCCTTAAAAGAGTGGGAGCCAAAATTAAGGTGGAAGTGGGTGGAAAGGCGCAGGAAAAGCCGGCGGCCAAGGAATTGCCCAAGAAACCACCGACCACGGACGCTTCTCTGGCCAATTGGCACATAGGTGTCGGCGCAGCCACGCAGGCCCTGAGTAACGAGCAGCCGTTGCAGATAAAGAAAATGGAAACTGCAACGGAATCGAATGGCCAGGATAATGCTTGTGAAATCGAACATGGTCATTTGGGAGGTGATGATGTTCTGTTCTCCTCCCTGGAATGGCAATCCCTGGCGGAACTGGTCAAGACTTCCATATTGCAGGAGAATATAAAGATCAAGTGGTCGGATGTTTGCGGTAATCAGCGAGCAATTGAGTTAATCAAGGAGGCGGTACTAACGCCCATTGAGTTTCCCCAATTATTCGCACATGGCCTGAAACCCTGGAGATCCTTGCTCCTGCACGGACCACCGGGCAGTGGAAAGACCCTTCTCGCCAAGGCTTTGTATTCCGAGACACAGGGTCAAGTGACCTTCTTCAATATAACTGCCAGCATAATGGTCAGCAAGTGGCGGGGAGAATCCGAGAAGATCCTGCGAGTTCTCTTCCACATGGCAGCAAAACGAGCACCATCCGTCATTTTCTTCGATGAAATCGAGAGCTTGACCTCGAAAAGGGACAGGGCCACGGATCACGAGAGTTCCAAGCGCtttaagaacgaacttttGCAGCTTTTGGACGGTATGGAGCACTCATTGAACGGCGTTTTCGTCTTGGCCAGCACCAACTTGCCCTGGGACATTGATGAGGCCTTCCTGCGGCGCTTCGAGAAGAAACTGCTGGTCCAGCTGCCCAATGCGGCGGAGAGAAGTAGCTTGATTAACCGACTTTTGGGCAGCAGCATATCGCTGAATCCACGACTCCTCGAGCGGCTGGTGGAGATCTCCGATCAGTTCACCGGCGACGAAATACGTCTGGCTTGCAAGGAGATCAGCATGCACCGGGTGCGCTGTGCCACCAAGATTGGAGATCGACCAACCGGCTTGCTTGCTAAGGAATCGCCGGCAGCCATCGAGGCCAATGTGGAGCAGGCCTTCCGGCAAGTGCGGCCTTTGGGCCAGAAGCTGCTGGCCAAACACGAGCAGTGGCAGCAGGAAAACGGCTCCTAG